A genomic region of Desulfosarcina ovata subsp. ovata contains the following coding sequences:
- a CDS encoding FHA domain-containing protein has protein sequence MGRGIANHLVVDHLLVSRMHARIELQRNRFLLIV, from the coding sequence ATGGGGCGCGGAATCGCCAATCATCTGGTGGTCGACCACCTATTGGTTTCCCGCATGCATGCGCGCATTGAGTTGCAACGCAACCGGTTTTTGCTGATCGTCTAA
- a CDS encoding rhodanese-like domain-containing protein — protein sequence MSRQMSFSIITLTMIGFMFFGTVRAADFQNLTAQELKTKMDSGGSVMVVNPLSDIEFNEGHIPGSVNIPFHLMPTTDQLPEDKSTPIVTYCLGPKCIFYKKAAMLLADRGYPHVITFKGGVPAWVKAGFPLEQKGALAKTEIPTVNADALNGMLARVQIVDIRSPSLYAMGWIPSSKKIPLGLLSAEYADIPKDKPIVVVDHAGKQVLVAGRFLKSKGYDDVQRLQGGLMVWSRKGFALEP from the coding sequence ATGTCAAGACAGATGTCGTTTTCCATTATTACGCTTACGATGATCGGCTTCATGTTTTTCGGGACGGTCAGGGCGGCTGATTTTCAAAATCTGACCGCACAGGAACTCAAAACAAAAATGGACAGTGGTGGTAGCGTTATGGTGGTCAATCCCTTGAGCGATATCGAGTTCAACGAGGGACACATTCCAGGATCAGTCAACATCCCGTTCCATTTAATGCCGACCACGGATCAGTTGCCGGAGGACAAATCGACCCCCATTGTCACATACTGCCTTGGCCCCAAATGCATATTTTACAAAAAAGCCGCCATGCTTCTGGCTGACCGGGGCTATCCTCATGTGATCACTTTCAAAGGTGGTGTCCCTGCGTGGGTCAAAGCCGGATTTCCTTTGGAACAGAAAGGTGCACTGGCGAAAACAGAGATCCCGACCGTGAATGCCGACGCGTTGAACGGCATGCTGGCCCGGGTTCAGATCGTTGACATCCGGTCGCCAAGCCTATATGCGATGGGCTGGATTCCTTCCAGCAAAAAGATCCCGCTGGGACTTCTCTCGGCAGAGTATGCCGATATCCCAAAGGATAAACCGATTGTGGTGGTTGACCACGCCGGCAAGCAGGTGCTGGTGGCCGGTCGTTTCCTGAAAAGCAAGGGCTATGATGATGTGCAGCGCCTTCAGGGCGGATTGATGGTCTGGAGCCGGAAAGGGTTTGCCCTGGAACCGTAG
- the uvrA gene encoding excinuclease ABC subunit UvrA, producing MELDTIEVKGAREHNLKHIDVSLPKKKLIVFTGVSGSGKSSLAFDTIFAEGQRRYVESLSAYARQFIGQMEKPRYDTIRGLSPTISIEQKSASKNPRSTVGTITEIYDYLRVLFARIGQQTCIHCHKPVGRGDAQSMVERILEMPQGSRILILAPVIDNRKGEHREVIGRLQQQGYARLRVDGVVQAIESVQSLARYKKHTIEAVVDRLKVSGDNNFRKRLTDSVEMALKLGEGRIIVHHMDAGDIPMSEARSCCGVAYPELDPPLFSFNSPLGMCPVCNGIGSNLAMDEEKVIADVNLTIRQGAVIPWQGHFAGRKKLNGSWMAEQLRAMETQWGVDFDTPWKRLPAKQRNLILHGSGGRELKVTWNAEKIQGSFTTTYEGLLNALMRRYQQTESENAKKYYSRFLSTRPCDTCGGRRLKPEVLAVKIGGRSIIDITEMTIRGAYDFLSGLELTGNHKIIAEELLKEITGRLGFLINVGLDYLSLSRKGPTLSGGESQRIRLASQVGSELTGVLYILDEPSIGLHQRDNIKLIHTLCHLRDIGNTLIVVEHDQETMTASDWIVDFGPGAGHLGGEIVAQGTPKQIMRRKGSVTGGYLSGREKIDVPTSRRTVKGTGNRRITIVDATENNLDHLSVDIPLGLLVAVTGVSGAGKSTLINQILYPSLAGKLHGAFLETGRHKTIKGLSHLDKVINIDQKAIGRTPRSNPATYTKVFDFIRDFFAQLPESNMRGYKKGRYSFNVKGGRCEACSGDGFIKVEMHFLADVYVPCEACHGRRFNDATLEIRYKGHSIADVLDLSVIQARDLFENHPQIRRILDTLMDVGLSYIKLGQAATTLSGGEAQRIKLARELAKRATGRTLYILDEPTTGLHFQDVKMLLAVLQRLVDGGNTVVVIEHNLDVIKTADWIIDLGPEGGNGGGLVVAEGTPEQVARIKESHTGCFLKQIL from the coding sequence ATGGAACTGGACACCATTGAAGTCAAAGGCGCCCGGGAACACAATCTCAAGCATATCGATGTCAGTCTGCCCAAGAAAAAACTGATCGTTTTCACCGGCGTCTCTGGATCGGGGAAATCGAGTCTGGCCTTTGACACGATCTTTGCCGAAGGCCAGCGTCGCTACGTGGAATCCCTGTCGGCCTATGCCCGCCAGTTTATCGGCCAAATGGAAAAACCGCGCTACGACACCATCCGGGGACTGTCACCGACCATCTCCATCGAACAGAAGTCGGCCAGTAAGAACCCCCGTTCGACAGTGGGCACAATTACCGAGATCTATGATTACCTGCGGGTGCTGTTCGCCCGCATCGGCCAGCAGACCTGCATCCATTGCCACAAGCCCGTGGGCCGGGGAGATGCCCAGAGCATGGTCGAGCGCATCCTGGAAATGCCCCAGGGCAGCCGCATCCTCATCCTGGCTCCGGTGATCGACAACCGCAAGGGCGAACACCGCGAGGTGATCGGCCGGCTGCAGCAGCAGGGGTATGCCCGGCTCAGGGTCGATGGGGTTGTCCAGGCGATCGAGTCGGTTCAAAGCCTGGCGCGTTACAAAAAGCACACCATCGAAGCGGTGGTCGATCGTTTAAAAGTGTCCGGAGACAATAATTTTCGCAAACGGCTGACCGACTCCGTGGAGATGGCGCTCAAACTCGGTGAGGGCCGTATTATCGTCCACCACATGGATGCCGGTGATATCCCCATGAGCGAAGCCCGTTCCTGCTGTGGGGTGGCCTATCCCGAACTGGACCCGCCTCTGTTTTCATTCAACTCTCCGCTGGGAATGTGCCCGGTCTGTAACGGTATCGGTTCGAACCTGGCCATGGACGAAGAGAAGGTGATTGCCGATGTCAATCTGACCATTCGGCAGGGTGCCGTGATCCCCTGGCAGGGTCATTTTGCCGGCCGGAAAAAACTGAACGGTTCCTGGATGGCCGAGCAGCTCAGGGCCATGGAGACCCAATGGGGTGTGGATTTCGACACGCCCTGGAAACGCCTGCCCGCCAAACAGCGCAATTTGATCCTTCACGGATCCGGGGGACGGGAGCTGAAAGTCACCTGGAATGCCGAAAAAATCCAGGGCTCCTTCACCACCACCTACGAGGGCCTGCTCAACGCCCTCATGCGGCGCTATCAACAGACCGAATCGGAAAACGCCAAGAAATACTACAGCCGATTCCTCTCCACGCGCCCGTGCGACACCTGTGGCGGCCGGCGCCTGAAGCCCGAAGTCCTGGCCGTGAAAATCGGTGGCCGGTCGATTATCGATATTACCGAGATGACCATTCGTGGCGCTTACGACTTCCTTAGCGGGCTGGAACTGACCGGGAACCATAAAATCATCGCCGAGGAACTGCTCAAGGAGATTACCGGGCGTCTGGGGTTTCTGATCAATGTGGGCCTGGATTACCTCTCCCTGAGCCGCAAGGGCCCGACCCTTTCCGGTGGTGAATCCCAGCGCATCCGCCTGGCATCCCAGGTGGGTTCGGAACTGACCGGTGTCCTCTACATCCTGGATGAACCGTCCATCGGCCTGCACCAGCGGGACAACATCAAACTGATCCACACCTTGTGCCATTTGCGTGATATCGGCAACACCCTGATCGTGGTCGAACATGACCAGGAAACCATGACCGCATCGGACTGGATCGTCGATTTCGGCCCTGGTGCCGGGCACCTCGGGGGAGAGATCGTGGCTCAGGGCACCCCGAAACAGATCATGCGCCGCAAGGGATCAGTCACCGGCGGATATCTCAGCGGCCGGGAAAAAATCGACGTACCGACCAGCCGACGTACCGTCAAGGGCACCGGTAACCGGCGGATCACCATTGTCGATGCCACCGAAAACAACCTGGACCATCTCAGCGTGGATATTCCCCTGGGACTGCTTGTGGCGGTTACCGGCGTTTCCGGTGCCGGCAAATCCACGCTGATCAACCAGATTCTCTATCCGTCCCTGGCCGGCAAGCTCCACGGCGCCTTTTTGGAAACCGGCCGGCACAAGACGATCAAGGGGCTCTCCCACCTGGACAAGGTGATCAACATCGACCAGAAGGCCATTGGGCGGACACCGCGCAGCAACCCGGCCACCTACACCAAGGTGTTTGACTTCATCCGCGATTTCTTTGCCCAACTGCCCGAATCCAATATGCGCGGGTATAAGAAGGGACGCTACTCCTTCAACGTCAAGGGAGGACGCTGCGAAGCCTGCAGCGGCGACGGCTTCATCAAGGTCGAGATGCATTTTCTGGCCGATGTCTACGTGCCTTGTGAAGCCTGCCATGGCCGGCGCTTCAATGACGCCACCCTGGAAATCCGGTACAAGGGCCACTCCATTGCCGACGTGCTGGATCTTTCGGTGATACAGGCCCGCGACCTGTTTGAAAATCATCCCCAGATCCGGCGTATCCTGGACACGCTGATGGACGTGGGGCTCTCCTACATCAAACTGGGCCAGGCCGCCACCACCCTTTCCGGTGGCGAAGCCCAGCGCATCAAGCTGGCCCGCGAGTTGGCCAAACGGGCCACGGGGCGCACCCTCTACATCCTGGACGAGCCCACCACCGGCCTGCATTTCCAGGATGTCAAAATGCTGCTGGCCGTACTCCAGCGCCTGGTGGATGGCGGCAATACCGTGGTGGTCATTGAGCATAACCTGGATGTGATCAAAACCGCCGACTGGATCATCGACCTGGGACCTGAAGGCGGTAACGGCGGCGGCCTGGTGGTGGCCGAAGGGACGCCGGAACAGGTGGCCCGGATAAAGGAAAGCCACACCGGGTGTTTCCTGAAACAAATCCTTTAA
- a CDS encoding methyl-accepting chemotaxis protein — MKIKTKMIVTVTIAVVGVAALSMSSHITMQNNIVMARSVKSETLRMVLSVEKLTSQGQRLNAGIRSSVNTASEDGLQQAEMTRAAMLETLAQLHPVNMPAEIQTYLERLPERIAMIADSGNKLAMAVIDQEFGDIPRFTEQFESTSAELSTVLDGLQKTAVAFLDASLDHMVASSEKGARVSFWASCALIILMIALLFFLLTAVIRPMGRVVAGLKDIAQGEGDLTKRMPDARKDEIGELAHWFNVFSDKLHLTIRQITGSSEILRFSSNMLTELSGSMRDDVQVVENNAGAVKDDADSITSHINAVASAMEETSTNISIIASSAEEMSATIGEIAQNTEKAKAITDDAVSQSEMAADHIGRLGEAVLKVGKVTDTISEISDQTNLLALNATIEAARAGEAGKGFAVVANEIKGLAMETASATREISAQIQDVQEAASGSVEEVAAISTVIQDVNAIVGTIAASIEEQSAVTKEIAGSVAHASEGIGEVNNAMASSAQGVQRMSDQVTGIHQAASEMAHRGFQTKLSAEDLSAIARQVDQLVGQFRLRPAKFDMGTAKGAHLKWRYRLHAVMTGHETLSTESVASHQECEFGRWLSSPAGQAMCMDAAFGDVCEIHESIHQIAHDVVAVSNNGRRQKMTALMEDFERTRQQFFNALDALYQ, encoded by the coding sequence ATGAAAATCAAAACAAAAATGATTGTCACAGTAACCATCGCGGTTGTGGGCGTGGCTGCCCTCAGCATGAGCAGCCATATAACCATGCAGAACAATATCGTCATGGCCAGATCTGTGAAGAGCGAGACCTTACGGATGGTCCTGAGTGTGGAAAAGCTCACCTCCCAGGGCCAACGCCTGAATGCCGGGATTCGCAGCAGCGTCAACACCGCCAGTGAAGACGGGCTGCAACAGGCGGAAATGACCAGGGCAGCCATGCTGGAGACGTTGGCACAGCTGCACCCGGTCAATATGCCTGCCGAGATTCAGACGTATCTGGAACGTCTTCCTGAACGAATTGCCATGATAGCGGATTCGGGGAATAAGCTGGCCATGGCCGTGATCGACCAGGAATTCGGCGACATTCCCCGGTTTACGGAACAGTTCGAGTCGACCAGTGCCGAGCTGTCAACAGTATTAGATGGCCTTCAAAAAACCGCCGTGGCATTCCTTGACGCGTCTCTGGATCACATGGTCGCTTCCTCGGAGAAAGGGGCGCGGGTCAGTTTCTGGGCTTCATGCGCCTTGATCATATTGATGATTGCGCTGCTTTTCTTCCTGCTGACGGCGGTGATTCGACCCATGGGACGGGTCGTGGCCGGGTTGAAGGATATTGCCCAGGGAGAAGGTGACCTGACCAAACGGATGCCGGATGCGCGCAAAGACGAAATCGGTGAACTGGCCCATTGGTTCAATGTTTTTTCAGACAAATTGCATCTCACTATCCGCCAGATCACGGGTAGCTCCGAAATCTTACGCTTTTCTTCCAATATGCTGACTGAACTTTCCGGATCCATGCGAGATGATGTGCAGGTGGTTGAAAACAATGCTGGTGCTGTAAAGGACGATGCCGACTCGATTACTTCGCACATCAATGCCGTGGCATCGGCCATGGAGGAGACATCCACCAACATCAGTATCATTGCCTCATCGGCCGAAGAGATGAGTGCGACGATCGGCGAAATCGCTCAAAATACCGAGAAAGCCAAAGCCATTACCGATGACGCGGTATCCCAGTCCGAGATGGCTGCCGATCACATCGGCCGACTGGGCGAGGCGGTCCTTAAGGTCGGGAAAGTTACCGACACGATCAGTGAAATTTCCGACCAAACCAACCTCCTCGCCCTCAACGCCACCATCGAAGCAGCCCGTGCCGGCGAGGCCGGCAAGGGGTTTGCCGTTGTGGCCAATGAAATAAAAGGGCTAGCCATGGAAACCGCCTCGGCGACCCGAGAGATCAGTGCGCAGATCCAGGATGTTCAGGAGGCTGCCAGCGGATCGGTGGAGGAGGTGGCTGCCATCTCTACGGTTATTCAAGATGTCAACGCGATTGTCGGCACAATTGCTGCTTCTATCGAAGAACAGTCTGCCGTCACCAAGGAAATCGCCGGCAGTGTTGCCCATGCCTCCGAAGGCATCGGCGAGGTCAACAACGCAATGGCCAGCAGCGCTCAAGGTGTGCAGCGTATGTCAGACCAGGTGACTGGTATCCATCAGGCTGCAAGTGAGATGGCCCATCGCGGTTTTCAGACAAAACTCAGTGCCGAAGATTTGTCGGCCATTGCCAGGCAGGTAGATCAGTTGGTTGGCCAGTTCAGACTCAGACCGGCCAAATTCGACATGGGTACCGCAAAAGGAGCGCACCTGAAATGGCGCTATCGACTCCATGCGGTCATGACGGGGCATGAAACACTGAGCACGGAATCGGTGGCCTCCCACCAGGAATGCGAATTCGGGCGTTGGCTGAGCAGTCCGGCGGGACAGGCAATGTGCATGGATGCGGCATTTGGAGATGTCTGTGAGATTCATGAATCCATTCACCAAATCGCCCATGACGTGGTTGCTGTCAGCAACAACGGCCGGAGGCAGAAAATGACGGCTTTGATGGAAGATTTTGAAAGAACACGCCAGCAATTTTTTAATGCGCTGGATGCACTTTACCAGTAA
- the hrpB gene encoding ATP-dependent helicase HrpB yields MACTIMIPSGPASHSDPLPITAVLPRLRTVLAQHGSAVLVAPPGAGKTTAVPLALLEEKWLAGRRILLLAPRRLAARTAARRMAAMLDQRVGRTVGYRVRLDSRVGPDTRVEVITEGVLTRMLQADPSLAGVGLVIFDEFHERSLDADLGLALCRDIQGVLNENLHLLVMSATLDPVAVTGLLDQAPLIRCDGRAFAVETRYAGRPANQPLERAVVNVIRCSVAAGEGSLLVFLPGAPEIRRVDRLLNEGGLPAGWSTAPLYGYLPRDRQDAAIAPPPPGRYKIVLATAIAETSLTIDGIAVVVDSGLQRAARFDPGRGMARLVTLPVSRASADQRRGRAGRVGPGICYRLWTEATHQTLPPYNRPEILDADLAGLALELATWGVKRPDTLGWLDSPPAAAFQAAGRLLMDLGALNTDGTISRHGRQMAELPLHPRLAHMLLMAKKASMGSLACRIAAILSERDPFHFGGRKRDADLRLRLAVLHPSRKGNASPINECILDRAATRRILTVAAMLQKRLGLTKTSPLTGDPGRVLGWAYPDRIAQRRLGAPGRFLLANGRGAYLDPADPLSASDYLVVAHLDGERRESCIFLAVATDRHTLTHLCHFFPENC; encoded by the coding sequence ATGGCCTGTACCATCATGATTCCCTCCGGCCCTGCATCCCATAGCGATCCGTTGCCGATCACGGCGGTCTTGCCCCGCCTCAGGACGGTCCTCGCGCAACACGGTTCCGCGGTGCTGGTGGCCCCTCCCGGCGCGGGCAAAACCACGGCCGTGCCACTGGCCTTGCTGGAAGAAAAATGGCTCGCCGGGCGGCGCATCCTGCTGCTGGCCCCCCGGCGGCTGGCCGCCCGCACTGCTGCCCGGCGCATGGCTGCCATGCTGGACCAGCGGGTCGGCCGGACCGTCGGCTACCGGGTACGCCTGGATAGTCGGGTGGGGCCGGATACGCGGGTTGAAGTGATCACCGAAGGCGTGCTTACCCGCATGCTGCAGGCGGATCCTTCGCTGGCCGGTGTGGGGCTGGTCATTTTCGACGAGTTTCATGAGCGCAGTCTGGATGCCGACCTGGGGCTGGCGCTTTGCCGTGACATTCAGGGGGTGCTCAACGAAAACCTCCACCTGCTGGTGATGTCCGCCACCTTGGACCCCGTGGCTGTGACCGGCCTGCTGGACCAGGCGCCGTTGATCCGTTGCGACGGGCGGGCCTTTGCGGTGGAGACCCGTTATGCGGGGCGGCCGGCAAACCAGCCGCTGGAACGGGCGGTGGTCAATGTGATCCGGTGTTCGGTGGCTGCCGGCGAGGGCAGCCTGCTGGTATTTCTTCCCGGTGCACCGGAAATCAGGCGGGTCGACCGGCTGCTCAACGAAGGAGGACTTCCGGCCGGATGGTCCACCGCACCGCTTTACGGCTACCTCCCCCGGGACCGGCAGGATGCGGCCATCGCGCCACCGCCACCGGGTCGTTACAAAATTGTTCTGGCTACCGCCATTGCCGAAACCAGCTTGACCATCGACGGCATCGCGGTGGTGGTGGACAGCGGGCTGCAGCGCGCCGCACGATTCGATCCGGGACGCGGAATGGCCCGGCTGGTGACGCTGCCGGTTTCCCGTGCCTCGGCCGACCAGCGCCGGGGACGGGCCGGCCGGGTGGGACCGGGCATCTGTTATCGTCTATGGACCGAGGCGACGCATCAGACCCTGCCCCCATACAATCGACCGGAAATTTTGGATGCCGATCTGGCTGGCCTGGCCCTGGAACTGGCCACCTGGGGCGTAAAGAGACCCGATACCCTGGGATGGCTGGATTCCCCGCCAGCAGCCGCCTTTCAGGCGGCCGGCCGCCTGCTGATGGATCTGGGGGCCCTGAACACGGACGGAACCATCAGCCGCCATGGCCGCCAGATGGCCGAATTGCCCCTGCACCCCCGCCTGGCGCATATGCTGCTCATGGCCAAAAAGGCGTCCATGGGCAGCCTGGCCTGTCGGATTGCCGCCATCCTGAGCGAGCGCGATCCGTTCCATTTTGGCGGCCGGAAACGTGACGCCGATTTGAGACTGCGCCTGGCGGTGCTTCATCCCTCCCGCAAAGGCAACGCGTCACCGATTAACGAATGCATCCTGGATAGAGCGGCGACGCGGCGCATCCTGACCGTTGCCGCCATGCTCCAAAAACGGCTGGGCCTCACCAAAACAAGCCCGCTCACAGGCGATCCCGGCCGCGTGTTGGGCTGGGCCTACCCCGATCGAATCGCCCAGCGCCGGCTAGGCGCGCCGGGCCGTTTCCTGCTGGCCAACGGCCGCGGTGCGTATCTGGACCCCGCCGATCCCTTGAGCGCCAGTGACTACCTGGTGGTTGCCCATCTGGATGGCGAGCGGCGCGAATCATGCATTTTCCTGGCTGTGGCAACGGACCGTCACACGCTAACCCATCTTTGTCACTTTTTTCCGGAAAATTGCTGA
- a CDS encoding methyl-accepting chemotaxis protein: MQRISARILFPAAIATTIFSIILFFVAGTTINGLVARNLDRIARSKVADITISKDRIAGKMLSLASLFSQSEAVIHAYETAYQGNLNDSDDEQMELARQQLRDHLNSFAKGYKAIHDGNPPRIHFHVPPARSLLRVWKNGQNKSDDLSSFRNTVATISRGGHTPITGIEIGRGGFAIRGIAPIVDGAGKYLGSVESLSSYDPLVKYSVSANTEYIAVYMNKDYLPIATRLQDPSKNPIVGNRFVFVSSTHSQLTDSIVSADLLERGRSEMQSTRVGDYFTTVFPIKDFSGKQIGVMAYVYNAGEFYRTVGKIQWGIVALCVALLAAIITPLVFSVRSVAAPIARTIAMLKDIATGEGDLTKRMEVLRKDEIGELAGWFNTFLDKLNAVIVKLADNACTVERSASDFDHIAGQLSQSAGETSGRANNVSAAAEEMSANLNSVAATMEESATNISMVATSSEEMTATINEIAQNAEKARSIAEQAVRKAGGASDQMNTLGQAAVDIGKVVETITEISEQVNLLALNATIEAARAGEAGKGFAVVANEIKELAKQTSTASLEIRQKIEHIQNSTDGTVKGIDEISEVINDVNSIVETIATAVEEQSSVTREIASNISQAAKGVQEVNENVNQSSLVSTEISKDITVVNQSAGEIATSSDQVKLSAEDLKRMVAELNAIVGSFKISRECT, encoded by the coding sequence ATGCAAAGGATTTCGGCTCGGATACTATTCCCAGCAGCCATCGCCACAACAATCTTCTCGATCATTCTTTTTTTCGTCGCCGGCACCACCATCAATGGACTGGTGGCCCGCAACCTGGATCGGATTGCGCGGTCAAAAGTAGCTGACATCACGATCAGTAAAGATCGCATCGCCGGCAAAATGCTTTCCCTCGCCTCCCTTTTCAGTCAGTCGGAAGCGGTTATCCATGCCTATGAAACCGCGTACCAGGGCAATCTGAACGATTCCGACGATGAACAAATGGAGTTGGCCCGCCAGCAGCTTCGGGATCATCTCAATAGTTTTGCAAAGGGATACAAAGCGATCCATGACGGCAACCCGCCACGCATCCATTTCCACGTCCCACCGGCGAGAAGTCTGTTGCGGGTCTGGAAGAACGGTCAGAACAAGAGCGATGACCTGAGCAGCTTCCGCAACACGGTGGCAACCATCAGCCGTGGCGGCCACACGCCCATCACCGGAATTGAAATCGGACGCGGCGGATTTGCCATTCGCGGAATCGCACCGATCGTTGATGGTGCCGGAAAATACCTGGGATCCGTGGAGAGCCTGTCCTCATACGATCCGCTGGTGAAATACAGTGTCAGCGCCAACACGGAGTATATCGCCGTGTATATGAACAAGGACTATCTGCCCATTGCCACCCGGCTTCAGGATCCTTCCAAAAACCCCATTGTCGGAAACCGGTTTGTTTTCGTTTCCTCAACCCATTCACAGCTGACTGATTCTATTGTTTCAGCAGATCTATTGGAGCGCGGCCGATCCGAAATGCAATCCACAAGGGTTGGCGATTACTTCACCACCGTATTTCCGATCAAAGACTTCAGCGGAAAGCAGATCGGTGTCATGGCCTATGTCTACAACGCCGGCGAATTCTACCGGACGGTGGGAAAAATCCAATGGGGCATCGTCGCGTTGTGCGTGGCCCTGCTGGCCGCCATCATTACGCCGCTGGTTTTCAGCGTCCGGTCGGTGGCCGCGCCAATTGCCCGAACCATCGCCATGTTGAAGGACATCGCTACGGGAGAAGGGGATCTGACCAAGCGAATGGAGGTTTTGCGAAAAGACGAAATCGGCGAACTGGCCGGATGGTTCAATACGTTTCTGGACAAACTGAACGCCGTTATCGTCAAGCTTGCCGACAACGCCTGCACCGTCGAGCGTTCAGCCAGCGACTTTGATCACATTGCCGGGCAGTTGTCGCAAAGCGCCGGTGAAACTTCCGGCCGTGCTAACAATGTTTCCGCCGCTGCTGAAGAGATGAGCGCCAACCTGAACTCGGTTGCCGCCACCATGGAAGAATCCGCGACCAATATTTCAATGGTGGCGACATCATCGGAAGAGATGACCGCAACGATCAATGAAATCGCCCAGAATGCCGAGAAGGCCAGGTCCATCGCAGAACAGGCGGTCCGCAAAGCCGGCGGTGCTTCCGACCAGATGAACACTCTGGGGCAGGCGGCTGTGGATATCGGCAAGGTTGTCGAGACGATCACGGAAATATCCGAGCAGGTCAACCTCCTGGCACTGAACGCCACCATCGAGGCCGCCCGCGCCGGCGAGGCCGGCAAGGGGTTTGCCGTGGTGGCCAACGAAATCAAGGAACTGGCCAAGCAGACATCGACCGCCAGCCTCGAGATCAGGCAGAAAATCGAGCACATCCAAAACAGCACTGATGGAACGGTGAAAGGGATAGACGAGATCTCGGAAGTCATCAACGATGTTAACTCAATTGTGGAAACCATCGCGACGGCGGTAGAAGAGCAATCGTCGGTGACCCGTGAAATCGCCAGTAATATTTCTCAGGCGGCAAAGGGTGTCCAGGAAGTGAATGAAAACGTCAACCAGAGCTCCCTGGTGTCCACGGAAATTTCAAAGGACATCACCGTCGTCAACCAGAGCGCCGGTGAAATCGCCACCAGCAGTGATCAGGTGAAACTGAGCGCCGAAGACCTGAAACGCATGGTGGCGGAACTCAACGCCATCGTGGGCAGTTTTAAAATCAGTCGGGAATGCACATGA
- a CDS encoding DUF3786 domain-containing protein, translating to MTRNAPVSVYETTYHHYLEQLQARPFAGKADVLGLVETPDGVGVSYFGRPVRLTSAGLIDETGARPDFPDCVVICRYLLMAPAFEPSQTRWVAYRDFPDTGPLTVFWSDTVEGTLVRTYTGRVADLARACADLGASTPEMSINCDLCRRFAPLPKVPLLLIFNDADDDFPASASLLFEKRASTYLDAESQAILGHQLCRRLIAAL from the coding sequence ATGACCCGCAATGCTCCGGTTTCGGTGTACGAAACCACCTACCACCACTACCTGGAACAATTGCAGGCCCGGCCCTTTGCCGGAAAGGCCGATGTGTTGGGCCTTGTCGAGACACCCGATGGCGTGGGGGTATCCTATTTCGGCCGTCCCGTCCGTCTGACGTCCGCCGGTCTGATTGATGAAACCGGTGCCAGACCCGATTTTCCCGACTGCGTGGTGATTTGCCGCTATCTGCTCATGGCGCCCGCTTTCGAGCCCTCACAGACCCGGTGGGTGGCCTATCGTGATTTTCCCGACACCGGTCCCCTGACCGTTTTCTGGTCCGATACGGTGGAGGGGACGCTGGTCCGGACCTACACCGGCCGCGTGGCAGATCTGGCACGGGCATGTGCAGATCTGGGCGCCAGCACGCCGGAGATGTCAATCAACTGTGATCTGTGCCGTCGTTTTGCACCGCTGCCCAAAGTTCCTTTGCTGCTGATTTTCAACGATGCTGATGACGACTTCCCGGCCTCGGCGTCTCTCCTGTTCGAAAAACGGGCATCGACCTACCTGGATGCCGAGAGCCAGGCCATCCTGGGTCACCAGCTCTGCCGCCGGCTGATTGCTGCCCTTTAA